In Mangifera indica cultivar Alphonso chromosome 7, CATAS_Mindica_2.1, whole genome shotgun sequence, the genomic window AACTGAATAACATAGGGTTGAGTCACATGATTGatttttcagaaaattttcTGAGCGTGGGTAAacattattgttgtttttaatttgataaaacccGAATGAATGTATAATCTAATGAATTATGTTTTGTGGGTATGCTGAAACcaattttattgaatgttttatACACTCTATAAATAAACTTATAATGATGCAAGGATAGACCATCAAGTTTATTGGGTTAATGATGAAAAGTcccaataaattattataaataaagattatgTTTCATTTTCCaagataatacaataaattaccttttaaaatattgttattttaggaGTATATGGAGAAAACagattagttttattatatcggtaattaaatataatagattAAGTTTATTTTGCATCAATTATAATGTATTAAATTTGTCTTAATccttaaattttctaattttatgtattCTATACCTTGCATATATAAGAATTTGTtatgaattaattgattaattatatgaatGTTATCTATGAAGTTATATAATTAATCCACCATGATTATGATATATGAAGGTAGCCTTCAAATTTTCACATAATcttacttttttcctttttctttcggTCTTGGATTAATCGAGTAAAGATATGGAATCTAATCATACAAACAAGCAGAATAATTGCAGATTTGCCTGGCCCAGAAGAAACAAATTGATCTTAATCGAAGTATGATTGCAAATTTCCTTGCCCCAGaagaaaacatattaaaatggtCTTTAATTGTATTGTCAATCTCATTAACTTACTgcccaaaaatatatatagaccTTGCATTTGCATCAGTGGTATTACAGATAACAATGGAGGAAGTAAAGCTGCTTGGATTTTGAGGAAGCCCATTTAGCCACAGGGTGATATGGGCACTGAAATGGAGGGTGTTGAATACGACACATAGAAGAAAACTTGCCAAACAAGTCTAAGTTGCTGTTGAAGTACAATCCTATCTACAAGAAAATCCCAGTCCTTGTTCACGGTGGAAAACCAATGGCCGAGTCTCTTGTCATTCTTGAATATATTGAAGAAACATGGCCTCAGAATCCTTTGCGGCCAACCGATGCTTATGAGAAAGCCATAGCTCGCTTTTGGATTAAATATGGTGCAGACAaggtaattattttaacccaccaatcttttcttcttttgattgCTTTCATCTAAGTTTCTCTTGAAAACTGTTTATTCATGTTAGATTTAACATGACCAAAGTAGAAGGATGCAAACCTAATGCATAGACTGtaaattactaaataaaaattctatctGACTAGAGCTCCCAAGATTATTTGAAATGGAATAACTGGTTTTCTgttcttaaaatttattcaaatgaCAGTTTTCAATAGGTAAATTTGTATTGTATGGGTTTCGAAAAAggatttaactaatatatagtaTAGTATTGGACTTCATATTAAAAGtctaataaacataaaaatccATACTAATATTGCTAATtcagataataaattttaagtatattgaatttatatttattgattatttaaattcatctgtaaactattattgaattattcaattatctaattttattaaactaaaattataatttatgtgaGTTTATATcaagaaaatttctaacaaatgCAAATCAATCTCAAGCTAATAAATTTTGTGGCCATACATGGATCTAGGCACCAGTTTTCCGCTCACTATTCCAAACTACAGAGTCACTATTCCAAACTACAGAGAGAAGGCAGCAAAAGAGGTCTTGGAAGTGCTAAAAGTACTGGAAGACCAAGGCCTTGGAGACAAGAAGTTCTATGGTGGGAATGCCATAAATCTAGTAGACACTGCATAtggctggctggctggctggctCACTGGTTTGAGATGTTTTAAGAAATGACTGGAGTGAAATTGGTAGAACCAACCACTCTGCCCCTGTTACATGCATGGGTTAACAGCTTCAAGCAAGTTTCTCTCATCAAAGAAAATCTTCCTGACGCTTACAAACTCTTGGCTTATATGAAAATGCAAGGGAGAAGCTTGTTGCAatccaatgaaataaaataatcgaaaagaagttttcaattaaaaagGATGAAATAGAAGAAATACTCACTAAGAGAAATATTGATATAGTGTATTTATTAAGAGtatgtttgatttgagtaatattttattatcaaatcaaatattacacattttaaatatacaaattgaatATACAGGTGATGTATCATTACgtgattaattgattttctattaaaaataaaataatatttaattatataataacatatcatctatatatctattttatatatttaaaatatttacatataatattactcttaaatcAGAAATCTCTCAATAATTAACGAGCAACCAATGAACCATTAACATTTACTTTGACACAAGAAATATTGTCAAATTGCTCctttattttaatacctaaagctTAATGGTGGGAAGATTTCTGATATTATGAAAGCGCTACGAAGAAGTTTTGTCATTGTATCATTCTTAAGGGGATAGATAACATTGACTCTTTGTCTatgataatttcttaaatttctttgtAACCCTATAACTTTGAAAGAATGCCTAAACTGTCcctaaggttttcaaaattatatatacacataatgaagcctcaaagtttaaaaattgtttcattaatACTTTTTTGTCCTAATTTTGCTAGGTTGTCAATTcggtaaaatataattttaaattaaaggtaaaaaattaatacttaaattaatgttttgtgtaatattacttttttttttaaattttgattcatgGTAGTTGAGTCgcgtattttattttatattaaaaatctaattttttgtatcgtaTATTTagtatcatattgtattatatgatataacttttaaaaaataaaataataaaatatttaattaacacattattattttaaaaaatatcgcaaatatctttaaaaatttaagattttttatatacatttctataacatatcatatcagtaatatgtattgatcattttctctaaaaaaagtatatcgatctgtatcaataatatgtattatattatagaatatatatcgtatcgtatgatatatttattgtatcaaTTAATTAGATATATCTTTTGATACGTATCGTTTTTTagttataacatataatatataatataatataatataatattaatgttttGACATTTATTTCATCAAGCAAAATATAccaattgtataattttaaactttgaaggtGTATTTAAAAAAGGTGCAATAATAAATTTACCTACATATCTAGTAGTAATACGGAGAAAAAATTACTGTTTaactttcaaaagaaaaattggaaaattttgtaaattaatataaaatgttatttaattagggttaaaattgatttatttttaatttcgtataaatgtatatatggAGTGCTGTGATGATGGTCGTCctaatgagaaaaagaaagacgtTGGGTTGATTTTGGATTCAGCAAACATGGACTCCTGTTTCacatgcataaaaaattatgacacCAACAAGAACAGCCCCTACCAccagtttataaattataaaagccaaaaattaaaataaaataagacaaTCAGAATCCAACTAATAAATAcgtaaaaattgtaattttcaaacTGGGGGAGAAACAAAAGAGACAGACAAGAACCGGGATCTCACACAACAACAACTATTACAAATtcagttaaataaatatttataattttttcacacACAAATCTCTCTGTTCTCTCCCCGATCAGATCAGGGGCCTTAACCACCTTtgtctaaaattattttctgcGCGAgccgtttttttttttgtttcatttttttgactGCAAATCTATCTTATTCCTATTGTAATTTCTAGggttttatttcattatattgttttattttttttaatttcgttCGATTCCTTCTTATCATATTTTGAGCTGTTATATCTTTCTTCTGGATCAAATGGCGTCGGCTCAGGTGCTGCCGACATCGCGTAAACAAGAGCATTTGGAAGCCGGGAAGCGGAAGGTgcgttttatttttgttgttttaaagtTGTAATGATGTTAAAAAAGGAGGCTATTGATTCTGTTAATTGTTGTACCATCAATTTTGCACGAAATATGGAAATCTAGTTGGTTTTGTCTTCAAATTGGCTTGAATTGTGTGCTTTTTGGGATTATCAAGTAGTATTTAATATTGGTGCAGCTTTGATTCTTGTTCTGCATATGATGAAATCATCGTAATTagcttttatattatttatctgaGCATTATTAGTCTTATGGTTAACATTGTTTTGTAATATTTGACATggtttttggaattttgtttttattggtATAGTTTTGAGTAATTGTCATTGTCACCCTTCTGATCATACTATCGTGTAACCAATCATGAGGTCTTTTACTCCGACTATGCTTCAATTGCTAGATATTGTTATGGGAAACAATCACTAGAAAAGCTAAAGTTGCAGAGTAATTATAAACAAACGTTGTCTGATACTTCAATGTCATACCAATTAAGTATGCAGTAGTAGGTTTCTAATTTTGCAATTTTGGCACTGATTATTCTCTTTTAGCTTTCCCCAGTTCTTCAGTCAAAGagaatttttatttcctttgaGAAGCATAAGTTTAagtgaatattaattatgtttctCTGCATTTGCATGCCATCAAGAGGTGTTTCCTCTACTGCAGTTTACtgtaattaattatcttttgaAGTTGGCatattctttctttccttctgcAGCTAGAGGAGTTCCGTAAGAAAAAGGCAGCAGAACGAGCCAAGAAAACTGTTTCTGTTTACCAACCTCTTGCTTCTGATGTTGGCCAACAAGAAAATTGTCACTTAGAAGCTGATAATGTACGAGTCACAGATTCTTATGGAGCTGGTACATCTTATGGACCTGATAAAGCTACCACCAGACCTTCTCCTGTAATGAATAACAAAGACAACAAAGCTATTGAAGTAGCTCCGCAAAGTCAACTTGGATCTTTGAATGATGCACatgacaatttttctttttcagccAATGATTTTAAATCTTCTTCTGCTGATCTAGCACACACGTATTCAGACaatcaaaaagttaaaatagaTGCTTCTTCAGAGTCTGCTGAATCAACAAGTGTTAATAATAACCCGAATTTTGCTCTACGTCTACAGCATCAAGAAAGTCTAGATCATGGCAGTAGTTTTATTAAATCCAATTTTGTAGGAAAAGAAGAAATGCAAttaaaagaaagtgaaagttCTTTGAAGATCTCTTCAGCTgtcaattctattttttcccATGATTTTGCCACTGAAATGAATCCTCAGAATATTGTCACCACACTTGGTAATGGCCACACATTGCAATCTTCTTTTGAAGGTAAgttgtgatttttgaaaatgtatttAGAGCGTTTTAATTTAAGCTAGCAAAATTCACATGTTTCTTTCTAATTCTTTAAAACTTTCTTTGGGGAAGCGACTGACTTCCTTTGCACACATTGGCTGCATGTTAGACTCTACTCAACCTACCAACAGCCTGAGAGGGTCTGCCCTTGAAGTTGGGAAAACGTTGCAGGGTGATTCACTGTTTAGTAATCCTTCGATCTTTGATATGGGAGAAAAAAAGATCAGTACATCTACCAGTACTTTGCCTATTGGGCACAGTGTGCCATTTAGAACATCTGAATCTTCAAGTTACAGTTCTAATATCAGAAATTTCTCCGATCACGTGCCCATGTATTCTGGCACAAATGAATTTACTACAAAATCTCGTCCATCTTTCCTTGATTCTCTTAATGTTGCAAGATCTTCATCAGGGACACTTTTTCAACGAACTGAACCAGAAAAGCATTCATTTTGGTCTAATGGTTCACCATTAAACAACACAGATGTTCTGGGATCATCTGTTGTCCAGAAGCCCTCAATGAAGATTGAAACTAGTGGACCTTTTTCAAAGTCAATTGTCCCTAATGTATCAGGTGCATTTGATTATCTAAGCAATTCTTCAGTTTCTGCTAGTAATGGAGCAGATATGTCAAGGCTGCATAGTAATGGAAGCAGCATGGAAATGAGAGATGGATTCTATTCATCCAAACAGAATGAAGATTTTGCTTCACTGGAGCAGGTACCCACACCTTGTGCATGTAGTGCTTTCACTATCATACTTAACATCtgaaagaaaaattcaaatttctgctGTTATTCTTTTTGGGGTAACATGCTTGCAAGTAGctttaatatttgtatattccTTTAAAATATCCTGTGGCATTAAATGGGCGGGGACGTTgtgctttttttaaaaattttttagttaatagATGCGCAGAAAATGTCTGGCTTGCATAAGGTGGTACTTTGTACTTGATTCcatgttctttaaaaaaaaaaaaattgtgttttttgtCATTCTCTGAAAACATTTTAGACATTAGGATTCAGAAGTTATTTTAGTGTActtaatgtttaaaaaataggCTTTTCAGTGCTTTCTGTTCTTTGGTAAAGACAATATATAATAGTACTTCATGTTAATTAATGTGTCTGACAACCTATGTTTTGTACcagtttatttttttagtggAAATCACAGAACCATGATAATCAATTTTTCTCCCCTGATTTGAAATTCAACAGTTTTTTCAATTGGAGGTATATAGCCATTCACACTTGTCAGTTTTCATGGACTGAAGAAATTAGTTTCTTTAGAAAGACTGCAGAAATACAAGTTAATACATGTCAGCTAATTAATGTGCTTCCTTAGGCCTAATAGTCTCAGAGGCTGCCTTCCTGCTTTAGACACATTGATGATCAGAGCGGTTTTATTTTCTCCTTGATTTTCATTTATTCATGCTTTGTGGAACAGTTTTCTTATTGTATCTGTTGGGAATCCTTTTGGGGGAAAATTTCTCTATCTCCCTGAAGGAAAAGCTTAAACACGGGAAGCTCTGTGTGGAATATTTCTTTGTTggcttttgaaaatttgtagGAGAGGTTtcatacaaatttaaatatttagggAGGTTTTTTATGAGTGTTGAAACATCTCTATGTATTAGGCAAAAGGTAGCATAGGTCCTTGCACTTTTCCTTTCTTGGAACATGATCACTTCAACAAATTTGTTTCATGAGCTTGTTGTCtcagaattatttttatctttcttgCATGCAGCATATAGAAGATTTGACACAAGAAAAGTTTTCTCTGCAACGATCTCTTGAGGCTTCACGAGCTTTAGCAGAATCCTTAGCTAGTGAAAATTCATCGCTGACTGATACTTATAATCAACAGGTTGGCTTTTGAACTATGGTACTGATGGCTCTGTTCACAGTTTGTCTTCCAGTGTTTTTTTAAAGTGGTAGAATTACTGTGGGTAATTTTATTATGCATTTTTGTAATACTTTGCATTTTGTTCATGTTGCTGGAAAATGATTCCAGACTATTTAGACTTAATAGGACTTATAGCAGCTTTTAATGTTACTTTTCATACTAATGTTATTTGACAGTATTTCCTTTCTTACATGttcttttacattattttgcATGAATAgtattgaatttattaatttacgATAGGGTTAGAATGTGTTGTCTTGGAAACTGAGGATACAATGGGTGTCCAAGTTCAAGGGAAGGAGAATTTACTtctaattaacaaattaaaatttctataaGTACCCTAGGATTCAGAGCACTGGTGTCTGTTCATTACTGCTTTGTGAAATTTCTGATAGATCCTTGATCTTGCTCGAACGTATCACAtctgtcttttttatttattaatataatctatttatatgattactTGCTTGTTATTAACCAGAGAAGTGTTGTCAACCAACTTAAATTTGACATGGAGCAGTTGCAGGAAGAGATCAAGGCCCAACTggttagtttttattattatttagccgtagtttttttcatctttatgtACACTTAACTTGCCATTGTATTATGTACTTACATATTTGTACATTTTCTGTGTTCgctaattataatgaatattgtGTGTGCAAACCAGTTTGCATATTGATTGCTTTGTACTGGTTTCTATAATGAATTCGAAGGCTGAAAATCCATTTTATGATGGAATTATagatatattctaaaaatattgatatttatgtCATCTAACTTTGCATCGACTTCTTCCCTGTTAAGTTATCGCAGGCAAAAGCTCTTTAGTATGTGAGACATCTTTTAAATGGGTACTTACCCTTGCTACATAAGgaacaaaaaattctttctcCAATGTTTAAATTTTCTGAGTTAGACTTTCTTTACCtgagatttgaattaaattttatctaacTTTTCATTTGTGGTGGTATTGATTATActaaatgaaagaaatgaatatGCAACAATATTTAGTTATTAGGGCTTGGATCCGGATAGTAACTATACAGTCATATTGGTAATCTCGTACTGAATTTTACATTATATATGGATGAGCTAATGGTTAAGTTAATTGGTTGAGCCCTACTTTTCTGGTGAATCATTCAATGAAATTTGGGATCTAGAAATTAATTTGACTATTTGAGATAGCAGTCCTGATGGATCAATGTGTGTGCACCGAAGATTTTTAGTATTATCAATGATGGGATGTTAGGTTTTCTTGGAACAACTTTCATCTGCTAGTGAAAGTATTAGCTTAATTAATGGTTTGCCTTTCATGATCTCCAATGTGCTGTTTTGAGGCTTTAGAGGAATTGAAGGAATATCATTTTGGCTTGGAccatttttactaaaaaatggCATATGGTTATGTTGCTATGTTATAGATCTTTTACAAAGTTTGTCCTATGTAATAGTTGTGTTAGTTTTACCTAGTTCCTTATGTTTTCTGGTGGTGGACTATCTAAATTTTGTCATGATat contains:
- the LOC123221092 gene encoding protein BLISTER-like; the protein is MASAQVLPTSRKQEHLEAGKRKLEEFRKKKAAERAKKTVSVYQPLASDVGQQENCHLEADNVRVTDSYGAGTSYGPDKATTRPSPVMNNKDNKAIEVAPQSQLGSLNDAHDNFSFSANDFKSSSADLAHTYSDNQKVKIDASSESAESTSVNNNPNFALRLQHQESLDHGSSFIKSNFVGKEEMQLKESESSLKISSAVNSIFSHDFATEMNPQNIVTTLGNGHTLQSSFEDSTQPTNSLRGSALEVGKTLQGDSLFSNPSIFDMGEKKISTSTSTLPIGHSVPFRTSESSSYSSNIRNFSDHVPMYSGTNEFTTKSRPSFLDSLNVARSSSGTLFQRTEPEKHSFWSNGSPLNNTDVLGSSVVQKPSMKIETSGPFSKSIVPNVSGAFDYLSNSSVSASNGADMSRLHSNGSSMEMRDGFYSSKQNEDFASLEQHIEDLTQEKFSLQRSLEASRALAESLASENSSLTDTYNQQRSVVNQLKFDMEQLQEEIKAQLVELESVKKEYANARLERNAADERANILASEVIGLEEKALRLRSSELKLERQLENSQSEISSHKRKMSSLEKERQDLQSTIDAFQEEKKLLQSKLRKASSSGKSIDLNKNSTSRKDISTSTEDLDTAVDHSKWEMHDAVSHTGTGMSSSLLLPENGQLELEVLAVNIPSDQMRMIQNINALISELVLEKEELMQALSSELSQSSKLKDLNEELSRKLEAQTQRLELLTAQSMTNANTSIRQPESHIVHDNTPYADEGDEVVERVLGWIMKLFPGGPSRRRTSKLL